The Bacillota bacterium genome contains a region encoding:
- a CDS encoding transcriptional repressor, with translation MEENTQKKTPRRRSTRQRRVILDVLRSTKSHPTADWVYEQVRQEIPNISLGTVYRNLKLLRDLGEVMELSFGSTYSRFDGNPELHYHFRCVDCDRVLDVDIPAVEELEQEVRDRHGWEVFTHRTEFYGRCRQCSRQREQTPTK, from the coding sequence ATGGAGGAAAACACCCAGAAAAAGACCCCGCGCCGACGCTCCACTCGCCAGCGTCGTGTTATCCTGGACGTATTGCGCAGTACCAAATCTCATCCCACGGCGGATTGGGTCTACGAACAGGTAAGGCAAGAGATCCCTAACATTAGCTTAGGCACGGTCTACCGCAACCTGAAGCTGCTCCGGGATCTGGGCGAGGTAATGGAACTTAGTTTCGGCAGTACTTACAGCCGTTTCGATGGGAATCCGGAGCTGCACTATCATTTTCGCTGTGTAGATTGTGACCGGGTGTTAGATGTGGATATTCCTGCGGTGGAGGAATTGGAGCAAGAAGTCCGCGACCGCCACGGGTGGGAAGTATTTACCCATCGCACCGAATTCTACGGGCGTTGCCGCCAATGCAGCCGGCAGCGAGAACAAACCCCGACCAAGTAA
- a CDS encoding M1 family metallopeptidase, with amino-acid sequence MPARRRQWLAIGAAAVALLIMAVFIYRSHGGRQVEGPALPAPAVPDLAGFVPAIYDLDVNLDPVSGTVTGSSQVEYTNNQAVPLPELYLHLYPNAAVFSQDVRRPGRLEVTAVSVEGQDVLFTVEETLLKVTLESALQSQEQINLTLSWELTVPDYPGRLGENDGIISLGNWYPILAVYDAAGWHLDPYYDWGDPFYSEVGRYRVRLTLPPSYQAVASGNLQARRQLPPQKKELVWETSLVRDFAVAVSSEYESLEQKVGPTLVRSVFPQGEQAGGRQALKSGCEALKFFNDNFGFYPYHQLTLAATGFDQGGMEYPNIVFLAREFYGQADAEILDYLVVHETAHQWWYGVVGNNQVTEAWLDEGLTEFSTVLFFEKVRGRGQEEAASLAGLYQAYRQTNGDGKILRSLNEFPSELAYNALVYGKGCLLFLQLREELGEELMLTLLQEYYRRFAYRNATSEDFIRTAEEISGQNLGSFFQDWLL; translated from the coding sequence GTGCCGGCACGACGCAGGCAGTGGCTGGCTATCGGGGCGGCGGCAGTTGCCTTGCTAATAATGGCGGTTTTTATTTACCGCAGCCATGGCGGGCGGCAGGTGGAAGGGCCGGCACTGCCAGCGCCTGCGGTTCCGGACCTGGCCGGTTTTGTGCCGGCGATCTATGACCTGGATGTAAATCTAGATCCCGTATCTGGTACGGTAACCGGTAGCAGCCAGGTGGAGTATACCAACAACCAAGCGGTACCGCTGCCGGAGCTCTACCTTCATTTGTACCCCAATGCCGCGGTGTTCAGTCAGGATGTTAGGCGGCCGGGACGGCTGGAGGTGACGGCGGTAAGTGTGGAAGGACAGGATGTACTTTTTACCGTCGAGGAGACCCTGCTTAAGGTGACGTTGGAATCAGCTTTGCAGTCCCAGGAGCAGATAAACCTAACCCTTAGTTGGGAGCTTACTGTGCCCGATTATCCGGGACGGTTAGGAGAAAATGACGGTATTATTAGCCTGGGCAATTGGTACCCGATCCTGGCTGTGTACGACGCCGCCGGTTGGCATCTGGATCCGTATTATGATTGGGGGGACCCGTTTTATAGCGAAGTGGGACGCTATCGGGTAAGACTGACTTTACCGCCAAGCTACCAAGCGGTAGCCAGCGGCAATCTGCAGGCGCGGCGCCAGCTGCCCCCACAGAAAAAAGAATTGGTCTGGGAGACCTCTTTAGTACGTGACTTTGCCGTGGCTGTGAGCAGTGAGTATGAGTCCCTGGAACAAAAAGTCGGCCCCACTTTGGTGCGATCGGTGTTCCCACAGGGTGAGCAAGCGGGCGGACGGCAGGCCCTTAAATCCGGCTGTGAGGCTTTAAAGTTTTTCAATGACAATTTCGGCTTTTATCCCTACCACCAGCTAACCCTCGCCGCCACCGGTTTTGATCAGGGTGGGATGGAGTATCCCAACATCGTTTTCTTAGCCCGTGAATTCTACGGTCAGGCTGATGCCGAGATTTTAGACTACCTAGTGGTGCATGAAACAGCGCACCAGTGGTGGTATGGCGTCGTGGGTAACAATCAAGTGACCGAAGCCTGGCTAGACGAAGGCCTGACTGAATTTAGCACCGTTTTGTTCTTTGAGAAGGTACGGGGCCGCGGCCAGGAAGAAGCCGCTTCCCTGGCCGGCTTGTACCAAGCCTACCGTCAAACTAACGGTGACGGGAAAATACTGCGTTCCTTAAACGAGTTCCCCAGCGAATTAGCTTATAATGCACTGGTATACGGTAAGGGTTGCCTATTGTTCTTGCAGCTTAGAGAAGAGCTGGGTGAAGAACTGATGCTAACACTGCTGCAGGAATACTACCGCCGCTTTGCTTACAGAAATGCCACCAGCGAGGACTTTATTCGTACCGCCGAGGAAATTAGCGGCCAGAACTTAGGTTCCTTTTTTCAGGACTGGCTGCTGTAA
- a CDS encoding DUF2680 domain-containing protein → MKKWLALGLVAVILALAALPALAQDNDPQLAELEALYRQLTDIKKKIADVRVEMGQITAEQGTAIKERADEHYNWLKENSFRCPGCGLGGGWRRGPGGGGRFGGGRQK, encoded by the coding sequence ATGAAAAAATGGCTGGCCCTGGGTTTGGTGGCAGTTATCTTGGCTTTGGCAGCGCTGCCTGCTCTGGCCCAAGATAACGATCCGCAGCTGGCTGAATTGGAAGCGCTGTACAGACAGCTAACTGACATCAAAAAGAAGATCGCCGATGTTAGAGTAGAGATGGGTCAGATAACCGCTGAACAAGGCACTGCCATCAAGGAGCGGGCTGACGAGCACTATAACTGGCTGAAGGAAAATAGTTTCCGGTGTCCAGGCTGCGGTCTTGGCGGCGGCTGGAGACGGGGCCCTGGCGGCGGTGGCCGTTTTGGCGGGGGCCGGCAGAAATAA